DNA from Rhipicephalus sanguineus isolate Rsan-2018 chromosome 11, BIME_Rsan_1.4, whole genome shotgun sequence:
GACGATACCAAATGAGCGACTCCAGTTAACTATTTGCTGATTGACATCGAGTCAATTGCAGTACATCCAAACAAGACAAGGATGGGGGGATGATTGCTGTTGTCGATGATCAAAATTTGATGCACGGGTTAAACCCCTTCGATATTTCCACGTGACCCTCATCATATGTGTTTCCCCACTGAAGTGTAATCACTGTTACTTACGCTAGTTACACAACGTGTACCACTAATTCGCTCCATCCATGCGATCTCACTAGGAGCAAATTATTTCGTAATACGATCAGTGACAATATTCGAGAAAGTTTTGACACAGGAATATACGCATTGCTCCCAGCGAGAAAATCGCAATATTTGTTAGCAGCTGAAAAATAGTCGCCTCAATGGACTCACAATATAGACTCGTCGATttgaaactaaaaatgaaaaatgCTGAAATTTTTTACGCTTCCCCGCGTTTGTTTGCCTACAATGTACAATCACTCTACATAAAAGGTTGATGAGATTGAGACAGACCCTCGAACTGAGGCTTGTGCGCGTGTATTTTGTTGTCGATAACATGTATGTTCTCCCACTGTCCTTGAgttccaaaaatgtgtaatttacCGAGTTGCCTATGGCGTGAGGTTTCGTGATTGGCAATGATCATGTACTAGCAACGAGCCTGCGCCGGGTATGTGTTCTGCGCTAAGCACAATATTCCGCCAACTCATTCAGAATAGTTAAGCAGCGCTGCTGGACGAAACAAACACGCGCAAATACTTTTTCTGTGCGACTCTTCCTCCGTGTCCATTGTGCCCATCCCTACCCTGTCACCTGCACCTTTACTATAATCAGCTTTACTATAATGCACGTACTGTTGTACACCGCCACTTCGTGGACTCGTTGTTATATTGCCGCTATATCCTCCAGGGAGTGGCCCTCTATAACCCTCATGTGTACATTCACAAAAAGGGCAATTCAAAGTAAGCATTTTTAATCGGACGTTTGTCAAATAACCCAAGCGTATGGAAATTAGTGCGCTGCACTCGCTGTCTTCGGCTTCCCTTCGTACTCCGCACTTCGGCGATCTATGTGTCCGTGTTCGCAGAATTGCATCACGTGGGCGGAATCGCGCGCCTCTAATTGTTATTATAATCGTACCCTTCGGACAGCTGTCCGATTCTTGTTGCGAAATGGCGCATCGCTGCGTGCAAACAGCGTCTTTTATGCATGGACGGCCGGGCCTTTCATCGAACATAAAAGCCGCCCCTTTTCTGCTCTGTTTGCGCGCCACTGAGCGCCCGTGTTTACGCAAGCCACTGCATCGTGCATGAGGATGAAGAGAACGCGGTAGTACTGTTTGCATGGGCTAGGCATTTATTCGTATGTTTATGCGCGCGCGCCTCTTGCTTCCATTCACAAACGATCGTGCACTTGAAGGCCCTTAGCCCTATGTCGGATGCTCGGGAAATCCTTCGGCGTAGTTCTTATGCATGCAATCTATCGGGAAGCGCTTTGTTGATCGCTGAACCTTCCTATACTCGGAGCGCAAGGCTATATGCGGGAGGCGCACAGGGATAAACACGCCTATGAAGAAAACAGCCACGAAGATGTTCTCTTTATGAGTGGTGAGACTCGGTAATGGATGAACCTACGTTGTGCTACGTTGTTGTTTGCTTCCCGCACTGGGTGCACTACTACGCGGGTTCAATAGACGTCAGCGAATTCCGTATCGAATGGGTAAACGAAAGGGGAACTAATCGATGGGCCAATTTTTGCTTAGAACAACCGCGTGAAGCTAAGTGATGTTCAAGTGTTCTAATTACACGACAAAATAAAATTAATGAAGGCGACAAATATACTGAGCCACTCCACTCTACGAAGGTGGATGATCAGCGAGGCTGTTGAGCACATGACACAGAGGTGACACGGTGGAGGCCTGAATGGTATAAAATACCGGCTTATGAACGCGCCAATTAACGTTCAAATCCCTACGCAGAGTCAACTACGATACATCGACGAAGATACCACTATTGAGGTGCACATTAACGGATATTTGCTCAGCAAGCACCCCTATAAGAGCGTCCCCGCTTCAAGACACACGTAATCTTATCTGACCTGCatcatgcgcttggcgtttcgtgcatgATCTTAATTTATATCACTGTGATCCAGCGTGCTTTTTGTTTAGTAACCAGAAGGGTTCACTATGGCGGCATCTACGAAAGCCAGCTTACGAAAACCAAGTTTTCACCGAACTCGTAAATGTCGGCTCCCATCGCAAACACAAATGCCTCGCTGAGGAGGCATTTTTCCGAGGGCAATATAAGCCTCCTGGTGTAAAAATGTGGAGGCCCTAAGATCATTCTTCATTATTCTATGTTGAGGCGAAAGTCTCagcaaacacgaaatttgaccgtaggcgtcccgcgtcgtcggcggcgtctggTATCCTGCGGCGTCGcagacgagtggtgcaaaaatgatcacatgatgacgtcactatacgacgtcatcatggtgTCACAGATCGGAAAAAATTAGGACGTCAATTCTGGTGTGACGTGATGTGACATAACTCCACATgttgccgttgtagcgccctcctttctgcggcgaacaaaaccagagagcgcgcgacctcaagagaagaaactaAAGACGGCGCTTTGCAGTGGCACGGGAAGCCACGGCTCGTCTTCCTTGCTGGCgccgattctggttcagccgtctcgttcctcgTATCCTGTGACATCATAGAGTTtgctaaaattaactagaggtgACTCtcgcgctgcgatcgttcagccaccatgggaatgatgggtagtacacaaatttgcctagccTTCGTACTTCCGGGCTTCGAACTGCTTTATGGCTTGTTTATTGCTGCGTTtaggttttctttcagataaagaatggatcgttgtgaacttcgtgaccagatttgaattggtgagcttaaaaacgataaagtggtgaagtggaactgctgacttttgctgaacgtCATTGCGCGACAAAGTGGATGCAGGtgacgcagagccaaacggagccgaaagaacgaagtttagacaaatccgtgtaccacccatcattcccatgctggctgaagcgccatacgttgcagctcccatagacaccagcgccagagttccctctagcgtATATGAAACTCTATGTGTGACATaggcctacaccgtcatcacatgacatcgtagctcggtcaaaggtgggctgatcacggaggcggtgcaaaacgaGTTCACGTGCCTCCGATCCAGGAAGCAGTGCGAAACCATGCTGGGTGCTGTTGCGACCAGCTTTTGCAGGCACCGAGACTCGGgaggaagatgcagaggcagcataaagagactgaagggaaacttTACGGCGGTTATTTACATTGTTCACATGCCGAGCACTTCGTTACTTGACGATCACCTCGTCTTACATGACGAACATCGTGTTTTACATGAAGAAGATCTCGTGTCGAATAAGCCCGCGGGGGCTCATTTTTTTGGGTCTCtttttccccagatccctagatggtgGAATTGTTGAGTTGGTACGGCccaatcacgtcacacacagcgctaatgagggtgccgcccacacgcacccaggtcaacgtcctcgactggggcgtggccatcGCACTCTGCACATTTGGCACCAAGGGGGTCCTTCCTTGCCATGcgaaggccgtagggcgatgggtcaCATGCTCGCACAACCGGGTGCATCAAAAGGTCCGAGCGGGACGGCTTGTCATCCGCGCTGACGCCGCTCTCTGGAAGGAAGATGTCGCGATCGGAGACCATTACATTCGTCTGGCATCTCCCTGCTTTGTCGGGCTGCATGGCGCCTCATTTCctgtctcgggaggacaattcaaatgcttgaacggctgtcagcaggcaagcagccctGCGGCACCTTGTTCTAAGAACAGGGAACGCCGCTTCCCCTTCAGCGCAGGTGCCGATCGTAacagtgcacaaagctttcggagggtggcagggcaggataaatacatctaggggcGTATACATGatcggccgttcatgtaggcctCCTAATACATAGACTGAGAAGAATAAGAtgggcttcgccttcgagtcgtcttaggtgaatgcaaaagggatcctgtgattttttttttgtttgctgttaGCTCGATGCTTGCGCCTGTCCAATGCGCTCCAGCGTGCACGACTACGGCCACCTCGGGGAGTCGCAGGGATGCAGCTGTGTGTTGACATTCAGATTATCTGTATAAGCGAATCTCCGCCGGCATTCCTTGCACACGTTCGTAAAATCTAACAAGAAATCGACAATAAGGGTTTTATACAGGAAAGTATGACATCGGTTAAACAAGCGGACGTGGATAACATCGAAAAGTAGGCGAGATGCGTAGACATTGTCGCGCAGTCATCTTTTACCTTCATTTTTTCCCTTACTTCTATTTCCTACATGTGTCGCTAACATTTATGAAGTGTTCGCTCAATCTGAGAAGTTCTCAAGCGAAAGGTAGGCTAGTTCAACAAGCAACCCGCCACATCTAATTTCACAAGGAATTATTGTCAACATGCGCTTTCTTCTTTCTAGTCCCGCGGTGTCCCAAAAAGTCCCACTTGTTAAGTCTGCGAAGGAATTTGCCAGCTGTCCTTCGCGACGGGACCAGCTTTTGGGCTTGTGGAAAACAAAACCGGCTTCACTTCTAACGGCGAGCCGCACGGAGGCCCACAGAGACGCACGATGGACGGAAAGAACGCTGTCATGACAGCACTTACCTGTCAGCGGCTATAATCCGTGTCCGACAGATATTCCGTGAACCACCGAGTGTTCCTTTTGATTTTTCCGAGGAGGGGCAACTTGGTTTCAAGGGACAAGCTGCACTGCGGGCGACTGCAGTGGCGTGACGAAGACTGTTTCTCAAAGAAAGAGTTCGGATCATGCCAACGACAATGATCCTCTTCCCGGCAGCCTTGGTTTTCCGCCCTCTCCCCTTTCATGTGTAGAGATACCGCCGATGCCGTGGATCACCGCGCAAAGCATCATGCGGGCGTTGCGTCTCTCGCCTGCATCGTGGGTGACTTCGTAGGAATGCGCAGGAGATAACTTTGTTTTCATCGTATTTGTTCTTCACAGTAGACCCAGCCCTGAGGTTTAGTTGCCTACCGATATTCACtctaggggggcgatcggagatctgttcgttccgcttgttcgttctcctgggggagaacaagcgcgctgattggctgaagccggacaactcacgccattctaaggggcgtggccatttcttttttttccttgatgttttcttttttgatgacgtcatgccgcgtcataacgagcatgtcgtctgctaaaagtgaacggagagcgagcccgttcgctcgcgttctctcgagcgaacaatggcgtcgcacggcatgtatttcgagtgatgcggcggttgcggctgccgcaacagctgattttgaggaaatggcgcttgcaacggtgcttccttgctacgttggcgtttctcgaagcagatggtgcgaaatgcgtttgaagagatgagcgagtgtgaattccggcgtcgctttcgtttctcgaaacgtactgtaccttggttgtgcgacgatctcggccccgtcatcgggtgccaacgaaccagtgggatttaaacagagcggaaggcgttgtgcgcgctgagatttttgcgatcggatgcttccagcgagctgtcggctgcgaggaattcagcggcctgtcgctgtcgtccgtcaggaacacgccattactgtcgctcacgggcaaaaacggtgggtggccttttccggagaccacagacgcgaagagcgaacaaaggcggcgttcgcgcggctcgggcagattcccgttgtggtcgggtgcgtggatggtacgctcatcgcaatcccgaagccccatggcctgagctccgcggacacgacgcattacatgtcggggaagggactctacgcattcaacaccacgatcgtgagtattattcatgcattgtatgcgtaacgaattgtttcatttatatcgcttaaactttccgctttactgaggctgttgcaactgagtataattgggagcggtattttcgatctatccagaacgggaattggttcgtttcagggcacttcgcttaggataagcgatgaaatcatgtgacgcggagtacactttggttcagcggcctgcacagtgcataatattaccgttgctcgtacgtcatgtgtacccgaagcttgattctcgatttgtatttgttgagattagcgctcccagaatgtgccgtagtatgtccttaatgttcattgtcgtgatggacgttacatggatcaatacatggatggatgaataaactttatttcggtccctcggaacgcgccctagcatgtacaataaatacgcattgtttcataacccttttttcagtcgaagtttttcgtgttgtagatattttgtgatacattgccttaaacatacagcaataatttggttaaaaggctttggtggctgaaagatgggttgttccaagcagtaaacatgcagactaccctttgacactgcattgtcttcgtgttagaacttatggcacaagtcctaccctgtcgatgatttgtccatagctatgtttcaacagtcagtaacagtgaagacagatgtagttacattaacataatacccaacattgtacccaaggtcatttatgggtacaattttgactgaattgaattctgcagacatgtgatgccgacctctggatgtcagtccatgtttcctggggtcatgtcatgactagtgggtatggcgggggagccctctccgtcagcacctggaagcaaaacttcggcttgcttggtaagtgctgtcaatgcttgccacattcaagacgttataactacagctgtcatgccgacctcgtgcaggagactccagctatacattagaaccgtggttcctgacaccagtgcccggacgaccagctcgtggcacccctgatgaccactacaacaaggcccacaccgccatgcgcaatgttgtggagtggtgcatcgctgtaagcttgtgcacagctgctcaagcatcattgctgcttgtgcagctctgcacgacattgcgttggcggcacatgagcctgttctcgaaggaaacgatgacgacaccgacgatgctgactgctgccagcagcagctgagctaccaccaccaccaccaccacaacgagagccagcagcagcgcaaccgtgtagtgaacctgtttcgagaactacagggcctgcatgcttgagcacctgcgcagagtacgccgccgcctgcaacgacctcggcagcattgcgtggtgcgtgtttgtctttgttcaatgtgtttgtcactgttttttttttactacgcttcaaatgtttgctacacatatcaacgaaacagcgttctcctatcaatgaataacccccttgaataggttggcaaaaaatgtgaagctcaccctgactcactcgtgaaatatattttgctcttggggctcactcaaactcagactcaccaaaattttcctcaagcggattcactcggactcaggctcactaaaatgttttcacccggactcgaactcaccaatgtattactcacttggactcacagctcgatctgaatctgagtgagtcgactcatgagtgattttgccgacctatgcccccttgtcacacaacgccatgctgatgaaatgcttcgaccaggttgtaaaatatggcgcttcacactaagcacaagtgagagctcaactgtgaatggcacatggtgccattcacagacaaagtggtaaccggaaaaggctgtttgaatcaggacagcaagatgcggtagctttagtgcaacaagaatcgtgcttgtaaatgaaatgaacaacaagggtggtgtcagaattgaaattttattacaagtatcacgagcaatgcacataaaaagcaaaataaataaatatcctttaaatttaatgccaaggaaaagaatacaaaagtagcttccttttataatatacaaatggagttattacaaagtgcctgctgctcctctgcaacaacacacgcgtctcgcagcacgaaagtcattgtattacatgaaaacaaggcacagtcgaaccggtattaattgaactcgctaaaaaatgcaagttgttggttgctgatatgtcttcctctattattgatttctgtttgtacccattcctgttatctaaacacttctaagcaacagaacacgtattcgtcaactgTTTTTtagtcttgcaatatttcaaaattgtgcaacctagacctttcacaaacgcttttctttttttctaggacgtgtaaaatcgatagaaaacgtacagtgtgccacaatattctacacgtatacactataaacataaagatacactacagtgcactatgtgcatatactacaaaattgctcaatgcatgactttgtataatgagattttaaaaaatgacatggcaaaacatgatttataaatgaaaccacactgtgctatgcacatgtactacaaaactgctgaatgcatcacctcgcacgACGAGATTAAAAAcaaatgacatcgcaggacacgatttaccattgatctacactttactatgtacaatgaaacagcacatcagtgcttctgatatgcagaaaaagaaaattaactgaaagaaaattgcagggcaccattgaagcaaaccagcgtatcatagctcgtgatgtgaacaaaaataaatctacatatatgtacaactagtctttacaaatcactgtgcaggtgccttccgctgcaatgagggcccgggcgagggtaccaacgccttgcaatttgtggaccgcgtcaccgagaagttgaacctggcgcagctttccaatgatgcctggccctgccgcctggtgtttggggctagtaactccagcgcctcggcctgtcggttgcccccatctcgcagctgcggcatgagctggaaaccaagaaatgtgttgccattatcatctataaatttcctgctaccgactcttcgctggaagcttctgttcgtgaagagtttcagtgtgtgcaacaatttcctctctgttgaaaatccactgacccaacggcatccatgaatggtgcttggttcaccgcacaaccgcaccccaagtgcagggtagccaaccgtgccaaagcttggttaacctccctgcctttcctcttcgtatctctctctctctctctctctctcaacgcacttcgtttggacagaccaaagcggtgccggaattcattttcgctcatctcatcaaacgcatctcacgcctctaaccatctctgcatgagaagcaaccaaacagcccttttcagggctacacaatcgtttgcccggctttacgcgatgactgacacaatctccttccgaaaccctagctgctgcagtatgcaaaacatacagcaagcaggtgtaacacaggtgcaaacatgtgcatttgtgtatgatggtatgtgaaaaagttatataacgagcttgctttttgaacagtatatttagcaatagcacattttcagtttcacttttgaagcaattggcaaaacagggaaacatttcaagatgttgaacatttttgcaatgctacctttttgctacatttcaccataactgcaaggcaggacacctgtttattccatctgacagttatgcatacaactagctcctgcaaccgtttgccaaattttttttgtgcagccttttgtctttatgcccacagatgtcatctcttcacaaacatatgcctgcacgcatgagcatcacctgtgagcatgtaacaccatctacagttaatcaaaaacatcagcgaaacttacgagttggggcacgggaaagatcctgggccacatcctcttcagccacaccagtagcagctggagcaggcctcacctgttatagtaagaagtttcttgattgacacactgagtgcaataagaagtatggaatggaagtggacaatagcaatgtttttttagaatgtttcaacagcggcatgctatgacacacagacttcggagagaggggtggagggaggcaagcctactggctacgcacctcactcgactcgagggtctgagaaatgggttggaacacgtagggtgctctaatgagcttcgaaatatagttcgcggctgttcttccgtcatcaccgcaaatgtggctgtttcgcattctgttctgggcggcgcaacgtgttagcacctcagctaacgcggcggccgggtgatccactcgatattgtttgaaaaagtaaaactaacagcgcgtaatggctcgaagcaaacgagcccacttgttcgcagcatacaagtaacaatgatattctaagccagtgcttaccgattcagaccacacgaactatgggcctcgcacactcgtccctgtcaagcacgacgcggccgcggtaatccgaaatctggccgcctcgggtgccgctgtaaagcacaagcgggacgtgtaagatgaccgaccacaatacaattgtgctcgcactcacctctgctgccctcggagtttggcaagaccctgctgcgaatagtagcgctcattcctccatcgggcctgccactgggccctggtgttacgcgcagggacttcttcgttcaaaagcgctactagctcctgccacatgtcgtcccggtcctccctcgtgaaagacggctccagcgggcacgacagcgtcgcgatctgtgcgtgctctttcacaaaagccagcagaagctccttttgacgatccgacacccgagaaccaacgcagacgttgcgatcggacgacattttgtagtgtagtgtagtgtagtgtagttcctataatttggcacacacccacgctgggggattggccaagaaccggatagtttttaaaatctaattgttaaagtaaagcgtagattttttctatttaagaggaaagaagtaaaatgaaaaaaaagatttAAGAATAGAAATAGGAAActacgtcagccgctacttttctctttttttttttcgcgtgcgcgacaccatctagcgacgacgtcaaaaaaaactaccattattaaatatcatcactcaaagctgttgctgtttgaaagagtgtttgagcttgagaagcaaaaacaataattttctgtaaagtaattatatttattaaaaggcgagaaacgcttcacggtccctgtgccgacgtcacaggatgcgcgtctacttccggaaagctgtccgcttcacgattggctgttctcttcctctcggcggttctaggcgggagcgctgcgcctcctctcacttctgtgacgtaggcaccgcagaacgaacgcggaacgaacagatctccgatcgccccttaGGGCTTGTCCGAAAAAAGGGCAAGTCGTCTGAACCACGCCAATGGACGGACCGCTGTGCGTGTGATGTGCGGTGCTTATCTGCGTCGTTTTTGAACATCTTCGCCTGCAGtactgtctgcaagaagaagcgccgcagtggatTTTACGATTTTGCACGCTGTGCGGTAAAGGAACTGGCGGAAAGTTgtgttttaaatgtggagcatttcttagtcgcacctgcggcgtcggccaccGTCCAcactcccactgcgcatgctcggctcgtctcgtgccggcagcaggcctctcccttcctccctccctccctccctccctccctcctctcgatcgaacgcgcgCGGtatgtatataagcggcggagcgcgcgttcggaattcagtcaagggcgtctttacttggctttcccttcgagtagatgcgatggaagcaacagtacctgcaatcagcgtcccaccactcgttgaaggcaaacGTTAtcccaccctcactgtcgtcggcgtcaacaacagcaagcaacgcagaagacaaggctgcgaagagacgagcatacgacgctgaacgcaagcatTTGAAGCGatctgcggacccggaacttcgtgcacgagaagctgctgcgagacggcaacgacgggctgcggatccttcactcggggaacgagaagctgaacgtcgtgctcgagaagcagcaaccgttcgtgaacgtcgagcagcggatccatcactcgggcagcgcgacgcttccacgaaacccaattacgcaacattcacgtgaTACCCCcacccagggtgtcggaacggaacaaaaaccggaaacgaaaaacgaaaaaaaaaaacgatatttttgaccggaacgaaaacgtaaccgaaactttatctattatttcgttcccgagcgaaaccgaaattttttcaatcgtttttcggttcacgataAAACTTGGCAACCCGGAaaaactgagctcatgcaatgtgagcatatctcagacaggaattccaaagcaaagatatgttgaaattgtgcgaaaagcaaaaacagtggcaaccagagatgtttatattaacacaagtggacttttgcgcgcctgttggcagtcacgcaggccaaagtggagagggcattgtcggcgctgaagtttgttacagcgaaggctgttatgagatcaaaacagctgattttggcgccatatttTCCCatcgctgccggtgtccgtgtcCGATATCACGTGATACAAGAAAACATTAGGTGAGAAAGAATTCTTTTGTGATCgtatgggattttaacccgcccctctgcgtggcactcgggtcttccaccagtgccacgctggtgcttgtaaaggcccgaacacacgtacgcgttgcagtgcgtcaacgcgtgactttttgacgcggcgtcgcgccctctccccatggggagagagggcgcgcggctacacgaagctgcgcgccctccctctccatagggagagggcgcgacgccgcgtcaacaagtcacgcgttgacgcgctgcaacgcgtacgtgtgttcgggccttatgtccttcgcaaaaatacagtatacaggcgtcatttcgggcaaggaatcgtgttaacctatgtaatatagcgtggcagaagagcaaaataaccagtcgtcacacaatgctaatagcacaaagagtctgtggtttaatgcttcccgatgaagtggatgcgcttgaaagacgaggacgaagaagagacgggacacacagtgcgcaacttacaaaagttgcgcactgtgtgtcccgtctcttcttcgtcctcgtctttcaagcgcatccacttcatcgacatgcagaaccaactggcccaactaagtgcactgttaatgcttcccgccagtgttgcggagttggcCCACTagaactggaatgactccggaatcattccacattttcgcgacccggGAATGGAATGGGCACAACGCTTGGACGAATGAAATGGGAATGTTATTAAGCGTCTTTTGCACGGaacggaatgggaatggaattacgtctttttccgaaaatagagcacttTTCAAATATTAGGAAGTCAGAGcttcgaaattaacaataaagcaacatttttAAAATGGCctggctaattacaagcacggtacgtttataagcaatgcgcctattacaaaccgaggcataagttagtgtacaaacaaatggatTATCCCAGCAGACACCGAAGGGAGAAACAGATTGCCCCTG
Protein-coding regions in this window:
- the LOC125756297 gene encoding putative nuclease HARBI1 produces the protein MSGKGLYAFNTTITCDADLWMSVHVSWGHVMTSGYGGGALSVSTWKQNFGLLGDSSYTLEPWFLTPVPGRPARGTPDDHYNKAHTAMRNVVEWCIAVSLCTAAQASLLLVQLCTTLRWRHMSLFSKETMTTPTMLTAASSS